TATGATGTTCATGCCTGTGATCTTTTTCCTGAAATTTTTGAATTCGATAAGATAGCGTGTACGAAAGTTGATATCACAAAACCTTTTCCCTATCCGGATAATACGTTCGACCTGATCATTGCCATTGAAGTGAGCGAGCATATTGCCGATCATGAAATGTTTTTCAGTGAATCAGGCAGGGTACTGAAACCCGGAGGCCGGCTGTATATTACCACTCCAAACATACTCACACTGAAATCAAGGATACGATTCCTTTTTTCAGGATTTTTCCTTGCTTTTAAACCGCTACAACTTGATAATTATGACGGGCTTCAGCATATTTCATCTTTGACATTGGATCAATACAATTACATTGCAGTGAAATATCACTTTGATACTGCTGATCTGTCAATCGACAGGGAACAAAGCACCTCAAAATGGTGGTTGTTTTTCCTGTTTCCTCTTATATGGCTGTATCCTAAAGTGAAAAAAATCAATCCAAAACACAATACCCGTAAATTATTACTCGGGAGACTACTGTTCCTGAAATTCAAAAACCACAAATAATATGAATACAAGACAAATTATTGACATTTTCCTGAATGAGAAAAAAATGGCTCTTGCCGGTGTTTCTCACAATCCCAGGAAGTTTGGTTTCCTGCTGTTTAAAACCGCAAAGGAAAGGGGCTTTGATGTTATTCCTGTAAATCCCAAGGGCGGAAATCTTGAAAACATTGATGTGGTGAAAGCCGTGGCCGACCTCGACAGCAGCGTTCAGAACCTGCTTATCGCAACCCATAAAAGGGATACCAAAAAAGTCCTTGAAGAAGCGATTGCAAAAGGAATTAAAAATATATGGATACAGAACGGATGCGAGTCGCCTGAAGCCCTTAAACTCGCAGCAGAAAAAAACATAGACATCGTTTCCAAAGCCTGTTTTCTCATGTACGCTGCGCCAAAAGGCATGCACAAATTCCACCAGACAATTGCCAAATGGACAGGTAAGTATATGAAGGAAATGGTTGTGTCAGTAAACTGACAACAATGAAACCAATGGTGGAAGTTGACCGGGTTGTGAAAAAATTCGGCGACTTCACTGCCGTAAATGACCTCAGTTTTACGGTTGAAGAAAATGAAATTTTCGGCCTGCTTGGCCCCAACGGTGCAGGTAAAACAACAACAATAAATATGATTTGCGGTTTGCTTTCTCCTTCAGTGGGAAGCATCCGTTTTCCCAAAAATGGCAACAAGTTCCAAAAGTACGGTATAGGGTTTTGTTCCCAGGAGAATATACTTTATCCCAGGTTAACCTGTTTTGAACAGCTCGTTTTTACAGGGAATATGTTC
The sequence above is drawn from the Bacteroidales bacterium genome and encodes:
- a CDS encoding class I SAM-dependent methyltransferase yields the protein MTEIKPITMPGTHQRFLEYFKKQAEPVSCKALDMGAGHGAFSQRLFNMGYDVHACDLFPEIFEFDKIACTKVDITKPFPYPDNTFDLIIAIEVSEHIADHEMFFSESGRVLKPGGRLYITTPNILTLKSRIRFLFSGFFLAFKPLQLDNYDGLQHISSLTLDQYNYIAVKYHFDTADLSIDREQSTSKWWLFFLFPLIWLYPKVKKINPKHNTRKLLLGRLLFLKFKNHK
- a CDS encoding CoA-binding protein, translated to MNTRQIIDIFLNEKKMALAGVSHNPRKFGFLLFKTAKERGFDVIPVNPKGGNLENIDVVKAVADLDSSVQNLLIATHKRDTKKVLEEAIAKGIKNIWIQNGCESPEALKLAAEKNIDIVSKACFLMYAAPKGMHKFHQTIAKWTGKYMKEMVVSVN